In Plasmodium falciparum 3D7 genome assembly, chromosome: 8, the following proteins share a genomic window:
- a CDS encoding U4/U6.U5 small nuclear ribonucleoprotein, putative: protein MFNVFFKSKTSEALESTENNDKGNEENKNDINNERRVSKISNEYPGENEKDNLDGDSNAIIESINEVMNAEDASSVSERRDRHKSKHRNRSITRSRSRSRHRSGSRDRHRSRSRSRHRSRSRDRRRSRSRHRRRHRKGRSPSRSRSRERNKHRSGRNRSRSLEKHRHRRRDSHRHRHDDRRRSRSRDKYRHDDRHRSRRRLSYDKYEKRKLRSYSTDSMEDKKNDKISLNNIQTYDNNDSNIKKNNTYVEEDDQYKNEEDSNDRRDECVDKNSKEKDHDNKNKNQNQDKNQSQDKYQNEEKNNDILNDNILNEELSEGEMIKRIMGISEFSTTYNKCHKSTDISGINKRTKRKYRQYMNRRGGFNRPLSPTF, encoded by the coding sequence atGTTTAATGTCTTCTTTAAAAGCAAAACTTCTGAAGCTTTAGAATCGacagaaaataatgataaaggaAATGAGGAGAACAAAAATgacataaataatgaaaggAGAGTTTCAAAAATATCAAATGAATATCCTGGGGAGaatgaaaaagataattTGGATGGTGATTCGAATGCTATAATAGAAAGTATTAATGAAGTTATGAATGCGGAGGATGCATCTAGTGTATCCGAAAGGAGGGACAGACATAAAAGTAAACACAGAAATAGAAGTATAACAAGAAGCAGGAGTAGAAGCCGACACAGAAGCGGGAGTAGAGACCGACACAGAAGCAGGAGTAGAAGCCGACACAGAAGCAGGAGTAGAGACCGGCGCAGAAGTAGAAGTCGACACAGACGTAGACATAGAAAAGGGAGAAGTCCAAGTAGGAGTAGAAGTAGAGAGAGGAATAAGCATAGGAGTGGAAGGAATAGAAGCAGAAGTTTAGAAAAACATCGACATAGAAGACGAGATAGTCATAGGCATAGACATGATGATAGACGTAGAAGTAGAAGCAGAGATAAATATAGACATGATGATAGACATAGAAGTAGAAGAAGATTATcttatgataaatatgaaaaaaggaaattaagAAGTTATAGTACTGATTCTAtggaagataaaaaaaacgATAAGAtatctttaaataatatacagacatatgataataatgatagtaatataaaaaaaaataatacatatgtagAGGAGGATGaccaatataaaaatgaagaagattCAAATGATAGAAGGGATGAATGTGTTGATAAAAattcaaaagaaaaagatcatgataacaaaaataaaaatcaaaatCAAGATAAAAATCAAAGTCAAGATAAATatcaaaatgaagaaaagaataatgatatattgaatgacaatattttaaatgaagAATTATCAGAGGGtgaaatgataaaaagaattatggGAATAAGCGAATTTTCAACGACTTATAATAAATGTCATAAAAGTACTGATATATcaggaataaataaaagaaccaaaagaaaatatagacAATATATGAATAGAAGAGGAGGATTTAATAGACCATTATCACCAACAttttaa
- a CDS encoding zinc finger protein, putative, with amino-acid sequence MACTPLLSEEDLYRFRTKQCLRLAKGLCEFGLDRCQYSHSAEWIRRCPYYISLPSYLRYIPVACPYFIKNKNETEEDIEKRNMILKNCVHLTNKDGSVNNKFYKYIEETNINKCPLGVECPLAHSIDEIDYHPLVYKTKRCENYMHANCNKYYCNNLHGLAEQRKIKEYFIPYSNKIDIPAYPNVTIVSKIQYGSFKGQTQLSNNQKKMNTDFNLNSRNFNYPCKMINGKNYKHIDLKYNSINLPCQQRYTLQEQKMNQPKRYTTSNLMNMQPSHPNFSFSCENQLKNKKKNSIFSYLNNFDDKFTLYLHILKKFPYLFDLNISDMNNENSGSFIRTQELTDNSSKGNLIDLTNMTNMKNDDNIGISSKNNIQDIYEKEFSKNNSQSINDSQNKYNTFEQCTENIFMNNSYCEILNHIFKKNLQITKNKITCENATQRSFNDMEKYYTKNSSDNVDLDFIRNLNGNYLNADNKIETYDDVLNMLSHILCLLYFTSDSRAHATFDTYAHKLAKQLNFESRKRKEMSIPKYLNYNMKEMI; translated from the exons ATGGCGTGCACACCTTTACTTAGCGAAGAAGATTTATACCGATTCAGAACGAAGCAATGTTTACGTTTAGCTAAGGGTTTGTGTGAATTCGGTTTGGATAGATGTCAGTATAGTCATAGTGCGGAATGGATTAGACGTTGcccttattatatttctttaccTTCTTATTTAAGATATATTCCTGTAGCATgtccatattttattaagaaTAAGAATGAAACCGAAGAAGATATAGagaaaagaaatatgatATTAAAGAATTGTGTTCATTTAACTAATAAAGATGGTagtgttaataataaattttataaatatattgaagagacaaatattaataaatgcCCTTTAGGTGTAGAATGTCCCTTAGCACATAGTATAGATGAAATAGATTACCATCCCCTTGTATATAAAACTAAAAGATGTGAAAATTATATGCATGCaaattgtaataaatattattgtaataatttaCATGGTTTAGCTgaacaaagaaaaataaaggaatattttattccctattcaaataaaatagataTTCCAGCATATCCTAATGTTACCATCGTTAGTAAAATTCAATATGGTTCATTTAAAGGACAAACACAATTATcaaataatcaaaaaaaaatgaatacagATTTTAATTTGAATTCAAGAAATTTTAATTATCCATGTAAAATGATTAatggaaaaaattataaacatatagatcttaaatataattcaatAAATCTGCCTTGTCAACAAAGATACACATTACAAGAACAAAAGATGAACCAACCTAAAAGATATACTACATCAAATTTAATGAATATGCAACCCTCGCATCctaatttttctttctctTGTGAAaatcaattaaaaaataaaaaaaaaaattctattTTTAGCTACCTAAACAATTTTGATGATAAATTTACATTATatctacatatattaaagaaattTCCATATCTTTTTGATTTAAACATTTCTGATATGAATAACGAAAATTCAGGATCATTCATACGAACACAAGAATTAACGGATAATTCATCTAAAGGGAATCTGATCGATTTGACAAATATgacaaatatgaaaaatgatgataatataggCATTTctagtaaaaataatattcaagacatatatgaaaaagagTTTTCCAAAAATAACTCACAAAGTATAAATGATtctcaaaataaatataacacaTTTGAGCAATGTacagaaaatattttcatgaATAATAGCTACTGTGAAATATTgaatcatatatttaaaaaaaatttacaaataactaaaaataaaataacatgtGAAAATGCCACACAAAGGTCTTTCAATGAtatggaaaaatattatacaaaaaattcaAGTGACAATGTAGATCTTGATTTTATAAGAAATCTTAATGGCAACTACCTTAATGCtgataataaaattgaaaCATATGATGATGTTCTAAATATGTTAAGTCATATATTGTGTTTGCTATATTTTACATCCGATTCGAGAGCTCATGCAACATTTGACACATATGCCCACAAACTAGCAAAACAA cTAAATTTTGAAAGCCGAAAAAGGAAGGAAATGTCTATCCCAAAATATTTGAACTACAACATGAAAGAAATGATTTAg
- a CDS encoding 14-3-3 protein gives MATSEELKQLRCDCTYRSKLAEQAERYDEMADAMRTLVEQCVNNDKDELTVEERNLLSVAYKNAVGARRASWRIISSVEQKEMSKANVHNKNVAATYRKKVEEELNNICQDILNLLTKKLIPNTSESESKVFYYKMKGDYYRYISEFSCDEGKKEASNCAQEAYQKATDIAENELPSTHPIRLGLALNYSVFFYEILNQPHQACEMAKRAFDDAITEFDNVSEDSYKDSTLIMQLLRDNLTLWTSDLQGDQTEEKSKDEGLE, from the exons atGGCAACATCTGAAGAATTAAAACAATTGAGATGCGATTGTACTTATCGTTCCAAATTGGCTGAGCAAGCCGAAAGATatgatg AAATGGCAGATGCTATGAGAACTTTAGTTGAACAGTGCGTAAACAATGACAAAGATGAGTTGACCGTTGAAGAAAGGAATTTATTG tCCGTTGCTTATAAGAATGCTGTAGGTGCTCGTAGAGCCTCCTGGAGAATAATCTCTAGTGTTGAACAGAAAGAGATGAGCAAAGCTAATGTTCATAATAAGAATGTTGCTGCTACCTATAGAAAGAAAGTTgaagaagaattaaataatatttgtcAAGATATTTTAAATCTTCTTACGAAAAAGTTAATTCCAAACACTTCAGAAAGTGAAAGTAAAGTTTTTTATTACAAGATGAAAGGTGATTATTACCGTTACATCAGTGAATTTTCTTGTGATGAAGGAAAGAAAGAAGCATCCAACTGTGCTCAAGAAGCTTATCAAAAAGCTACGGATATTGCAGAAAATGAACTTCCTTCCACACATCCAATACGTTTAGGTTTAGCTTTGAACTACTCAGTTTTcttttatgaaatattaaacCAACCACACCAAGCTTGTGAAATGGCAAAGAGAGCTTTCGATGATGCCATTACAGAATTTGACAACGTTAGCGAAGACTCTTATAAAGATTCCACTTTAATTATGCAACTCTTAAGAGATAACTTGACCTTATGGACATCTGATTTGCAAGGAGATCAGACCGAAG AAAAATCAAAAGACGAAGGATTAGAATGA
- a CDS encoding dynactin subunit 6, putative, whose product MNKGTIVKLHSLNLDRNINKNVAFNRKGINNYESDLSISSYKTFKNSSDNNDIPLYRTCTNDSDHSIKNKDIYGYKKVVSLNEYIFKFKKLTNEKNKNTLDKCNIFRRFNTNQNNLINISDSCSESNLSSEGNVSMGVATNMMKKKKIRQNINEGMEDIFCLYDKGKHFNYNNYDTIKDITKYKSHIQMEDKPLSCYLNSSFKLMSDNLNCDEKDNTKKTSFQIVNDVIWEKRGLITCSNGYILDRDVIKNSEEKKSLKKKVKKYFKHKKSFLQSVKKKRIKKYKTVLYNSIHNENKIFVRNPRLSIRDINLYNIKHGKKKNKRIFVFLNGINNIYHSFRRKNQNYICNNKNKTCIIMKYNIRNDFINSYEKHLNKKIDNNIFFEIEQNNIKHDIDDNIKKPNVEYIKDELNNKESISFYELHKNKNIIIGKRNIIFPSCYMKCDKAKIVIGENNLFEDLVTIINNTSTDMYIGSYNIFRSGTYIYNSMKIGDRNCFDYKCNIIKSNIGSHTFIGINMMIDKKWRLRNDHKIVDNVVIYLNSQIIQENMREIISRYNQIK is encoded by the exons ATGAATAAAGGGACGATTGTAAAACTACATTCCCTAAATTTAGACaggaatataaataagaatgTCGCTTTTAATAGAAAaggaataaataattatgaatcagatttatctatatcatcatataaaacatttaaaaattcaagtgataataatgatataccTTTGTATAGAACATGTACTAACGATTCTGATCattcaataaaaaataaagatatttatGGTTATAAAAAAGTAGTATCTttgaatgaatatatatttaaatttaaaaaactgacaaatgaaaaaaataaaaatacattagacaaatgtaatatttttagaaGATTTAATACTAACCAAAATAATCTTATAAACATTTCAGATTCATGTAGTGAATCCAATTTGAGTTCTGAAGGTAATGTGTCCATGGGTGTAGCAAcaaatatgatgaaaaaaaagaaaatacgtcaaaatataaatgaggGTATGGAAGATATATTTTGTCTTTATGATAAAGGaaaacattttaattataataattatgatactATAAAAGATATTACGAAATATAAAAGTCATATACAAATGGAAGATAAACCTTTATCTTGTTATTTAAATTCGTCATTTAAATTAATGTCTGATAATTTGAATTGTGACGAAAAAgataacacaaaaaaaacatCCTTTCAAATTGTTAATGATGTTATATGGGAAAAAAgag GACTTATTACATGTTCaaatggatatatattagatagggatgttataaaaaatagtgaagaaaaaaaaagtttgaAAAAAAAGGTGAAAAAGTATTTCAAACATAAAAAGAGTTTTCTGCAGAGtgtgaaaaaaaagaggataaagaaatataagaCCGTTTTGTATAATTCAATACATAATGAGAATAAGATATTTGTGAGGAATCCAAGATTAAGTATTCgagatataaatttatataatataaaacatgggaaaaaaaaaaataaaagaatttttgtttttttaaatggtattaataacatatatcattcatttagaagaaaaaatcagaattatatttgtaataataaaaataaaacatgtattattatgaaatataatataagaaatgattttataaattccTATGAAAAACatttgaataaaaaaattgataataatatattcttcgAAATTGAACAAAACAACATAAAGCACGATatagatgataatataaagaaaccAAATGTCGAATATATAAAGGATGAacttaataataaagaatcgatttcattttatgaattacataaaaataaaaatataattataggaaaaagaaatataatatttccttCTTGTTATATGAAATGTGATAAGGCCAAAATAGTTATAGgggaaaataatttatttgaaGATTTAGTtactataataaataatacgaGTACAGATATGTATATAGgtagttataatatatttaggtctggtacatatatatataattcgaTGAAAATAGGGGACAGAAATTGTTTTGATTACAAAT gcaatataattaaaagcAATATTGGATCACATACATTTATTGgtataaatatgatgataGACAAAAAATGGAGATTACGAAATGATCATAAAATTGTTGATAATGTAGTGATATATTTGAATTCACAAATTATTcaa gaAAATATGAGAGAAATAATATCACGatataatcaaataaaatga
- a CDS encoding rRNA-processing protein FCF1, putative: MGKFKKTQKIVKLKRVINPNDKRIIQNNKIKQAEEEKKKKKKESEKLKQIEVIDSNLFFNYNENLCPPYNIILDTNFINSSIQYKIDIIKGCSEVLLAKCNIFVTDCVIGEMEKLGQRYSLGLKLIKDPRFKRLTCNHKGTYADDCIVNRVTESRCYIIATNDRDLKIRLRKIPGVPILYAKNFKYKIERLPDNILIS, translated from the exons atg GGTAAGTTTAAGAAAACCCAGAAAATCGTAAAACTAAAACGAGTTATAAATCCAAACGATAAAAGGATTATacagaataataaaataaaacaagcagaagaagagaaaaaaaaaaaaaaaaaagagagtGAGAAGTTGAAACAAATAGAAGTAATAGATAGtaacttattttttaattataatgaaaatttgTGTCcaccatataatataatcctGGATaccaattttataaattccagtatacaatataaaattGACATAATAAAAGGATGTTCAGAGGTTTTACTAGCcaaatgtaatatttttgtaaCAGATTGTGTAATAGGAGAAATGGAAAAGTTAGGACAAAGATATTCTCTAggattaaaattaataaaggaTCCTCGTTTTAAAAGATTAACTTGTAATCATAAAGGTACTTATGCTGATGATTGTATAGTTAATAGAGTTACAGAAAGTCGTTGTTATATTATTGCCACTAACGATAGAGATCTTAAAATAAGATTAAGAAAAATACCGGGAGTTCCTATTTTATATGcgaaaaattttaaatataaaattgaaaGACTTCCCGATAATATACTTATTTCgtaa